A single Anopheles funestus chromosome 2RL, idAnoFuneDA-416_04, whole genome shotgun sequence DNA region contains:
- the LOC125763373 gene encoding uncharacterized protein LOC125763373: MNARHQRWLRQRTLPLFMVTAMCIIGLEGTMIRPGPGPTHHTKDAATQRDIHQTGGIDPLSAAGVSPHNSSSAMSSTDRHRRLIPYMQYYVTSTAAPPSGATDNADYQPSFNQVYNYRPINVPVRQEPVADIRQNYYTPKHTKQQQPYRQQEETLAYDLQRPLVQHRKPYYNTKLISSAGLKSLPAVSINPFTYEYNHRHQQQQTPVKVVSVGGSPSTSHGTPTSYSVLNTASSSDHSDNHNGPGSDIYERPKYAVIPRERDQYEQVPQRFAAVLPQKLYGIEVHTKHAAEDEAGSDLPSGGGKYFLPTVASELAPSRKPALYQTVPVTYKKKIINPFLPSNTIPGPFTPMTSGSSSSSSSSSSGPNAPTVSSQYQQEGGRATSGVSPISYLKNTVTEQPTVAVYSSYDHGAPVQDNRAHGEVVSSPYVVVKTVPKYYYEKPRISVSTPTPVPYQVYYKEKPSEGRKQHSNHSGYTRPRIPGVVPVRISVDPHNHASEAQPEQPSGTYYTIGQQLYKVQEHVPPPTKHQQTLPPPRQHLTETILPQHTPQKVVIPDVSSKSPAITGQYFIGPNYKVYKVPVKHHHAMPEQSYPYAHAPQSVATYSTTTSRPVTYSTGSSVTTASPPVHETPLYPVYHHQSPKPARNNRTEYANRQRFYPQSMRHPSQHKPRPIPLAPVTEREQALGLPHGAATGSLSDLLKNLQDSNLLPKTLTPDNIDNSIRTLVKILNNLKANGHHRPEVERPELAEPVYEHTNYTTLEPETYVDTDKYRAGPPMLINKIVSPGPNTGKPGIDYPALAEIPETSFKCKDQRYKGFFGDPETNCQVWHYCDLNGGKASFLCPNGTIFSQVALTCDWWFNVKCSTTAQLYVLNERLYKYILPFTPKFPEDYSGPLVDKYLALKFQEMEEKMKQQRAKGAKQGSIEIPNVVPENDEVNGNTLEDNDERYNQNQPYPVKYVTTEAVPEHASVTPARPKTVISMPSAPSSSVPITLEDIDAELQRGNSGGGMIESSSASSSSTVGPSPMSGEDEDDGRPPASSMFRTSSVPTTTTLIIATEEPPIDPFRSEEMMIEPEGREQEEEYANVLNTEHPASVSPLNHNILPTAAPILSKIRRIEVKNDGTSGHLIRNPNYDRRRKR, from the exons ATGAACGCAAGACATCAACGATGGCTGAGGCAACGAACGCTGCCACTATTCATGGTCACAG cGATGTGCATCATCGGATTAGAAGGAACGATGATAAGACCCGGACCGGGTCCAACTCACCACACAAAGGATGCCGCGACCCAGCGGGACATTCATCAGACGGGAGGAATTGATCCTTTGTCCGCAGCGGGCGTCTCACCCCACAACAGCTCATCCGCCATGTCGTCCACCGATCGCCACCGGAGGCTGATCCCTTACATGCAGTACTACGTAACGTCGACGGCTGCGCCACCATCCGGCGCAACCGATAATGCGGACTATCAGCCGTCGTTCAACCAGGTCTATAATTATAGGCCGATC AATGTTCCTGTCCGACAAGAGCCTGTGGCAGACATTCGGCAAAATTATTACACACCGAAGCAcaccaagcagcagcaaccgtaTCGGCAGCAAGAAGAAACGCTTGCGTACGATCTGCAGCGACCGCTGGTGCAGCACCGTAAGCCGTACTACAATACAAAGTTGATTTCATCCGCCGGCCTTAAGTCACTGCCCGCGGTCAGCATAAATCCCTTCACCTACGAGTACAATCACcggcaccagcagcagcaaacgccCGTGAAAGTGGTGTCCGTCGGTGGTTCGCCCAGTACCTCCCATGGGACGCCAACGTCATACTCGGTGCTTAACACTGCCTCATCAAGCGATCACAGTGACAACCACAACGGGCCCGGTAGTGATATTTACGAACGGCCCAAGTACGCCGTCATACCCCGGGAACGGGATCAGTACGAACAGGTTCCGCAAAGGTTTGCTGCCGTTTTACCACAAAAGCTGTACGGCATTGAGGTGCACACGAAACATGCGGCTGAGGATGAAGCTGGAAGTGATTTACCGTCCGGTGGTGGTAAATACTTTCTTCCTACTGTTGCTAGTGAGCTTGCCCCTTCACGTAAACCGGCCCTG TATCAAACAGTTCCGGTCACGTACAAGAAGAAGATCATTAATCCATTTCTGCCATCGAACACTATACCGGGTCCTTTCACACCCATGACTAGTGGgagtagtagcagtagcagtagtagcagtagtggACCTAACGCACCCACAGTGAGTTCTCAGTATCAGCAGGAAGGCGGGCGTGCTACATCTGGAGTTTCTCCGATTTCGTACCTAAAGAACACAGTTACCGAACAACCAACAGTGGCCGTTTATTCATCGTACGATCATGGTGCTCCGGTACAGGATAATCGAGCCCATGGTGAAGTTGTGTCTTCACCGTACGTAGTAGTGAAAACTGTTCCTAAATATTACTACGAAAAACCAAGGATTTCAGTGTCTACACCTACTCCAGTACCTTACCAGGTGTACTATAAAGAAAAGCCCAGTGAAGGTCGCAAGCAGCACTCCAATCATAGTG GTTATACGAGACCACGGATTCCAGGAGTGGTTCCGGTAAGAATTTCTGTCGATCCACACAATCACGCTAGTGAGGCACAACCTGAACAACCTTCAGGCACCTATTACACAATCGGCCAACAGCTATACAAGGTGCAGGAGCATGTGCCACCTCCCACCAAGCACCAACAAACGTTGCCACCTCCACGACAGCATTTGACAGAAACGATCTTACCACAGCATACACCACAGAAGGTAGTCATTCCGGATGTGAGTTCTAAGAGTCCAGCCATTACTGGACAGTACTTTATCGGACCAAACTATAAGGTATACAAAGTGCCGGTAAAACATCATCACGCAATGCCCGAACAATCATACCCGTACGCACATGCACCACAGTCGGTGGCAACGTATTCGACTACCACCTCCAGACCTGTAACGTACTCTACTGGGTCTTCCGTCACTACAGCATCACCTCCGGTACATGAAACACCCTTGTACCCGGTCTATCACCATCAATCTCCTAAGCCTGCGCGAAATAATCGCACGGAGTATGCCAACCGGCAACGCTTCTATCCTCAATCGATGCGTCACCCAAGCCAACACAAACCGAGACCCATTCCGCTTGCTCCAGTAACGGAGCGTGAGCAAGCACTAGGTCTACCACATGGCGCGGCTACCGGGTCATTATCCGATTTGCTCAAGAACCTGCAAGATAGTAATCTTCTCCCGAAAACACTCACACCGGATAACATTGACAACTCCATCCGCACCTTGGTAAAGATTCTGAACAATCTGAAAGCAAACGGTCACCATCGGCCGGAGGTAGAACGACCAGAGTTAGCAGAGCCGGTATACGAACATACGAACTATACGACTCTTGAGCCGGAAACGTACGTCGACACGGATAAGTATCGGGCCGGGCCACCGATGTTGATCAACAAGATCGTATCGCCCGGACCAAACACCGGTAAACCCGGCATTGATTATCCCGCACTAGCAGAAATCCCCGAAACGAGCTTCAAGTGTAAGGATCAACGGTACAAAGGATTTTTCGGTGATCCGGAAACGAACTGTCAGGTGTGGCACTACTGTGATCTTAACGGTGGTAAAGCATCCTTCCTGTGTCCGAATGGGACCATCTTCAGTCAG GTCGCTCTGACATGTGACTGGTGGTTCAATGTGAAATGCTCCACTACTGCGCAACTGTACGTCCTGAACGAGCGATTGTACAAGTACATTCTTCCCTTCACACCCAAGTTCCCGGAAGATTACAGTGGACCACTGGTTGATAA GTATCTTGCCCTCAAATTCCAAGAGATGGAGGAGAAGATGAAGCAACAACGTGCCAAGGGAGCTAAGCAAGGTTCGATCGAGATCCCGAATGTGGTTCCAGAAAACGACGAAGTCAACGGCAACACGCTGGAAGACAACGATGAACGATACAATCAAAATCAACCGTACCCGGTTAAGTACGTCACTACGGAGGCAGTACCAGAGCATGCCTCAGTAACACCAGCTCGGCCAAAAACCGTCATATCGATGCCATCCGCTCCCTCCTCATCCGTTCCAATTACGCTCGAAGATATTGATGCGGAACTGCAGCGAGGGAATAGCGGCGGTGGAATGATTGAGTCTTCCAGtgcaagcagcagcagtactGTGGGTCCATCCCCTATGTCCGgagaagatgaagatgatggaAGACCACCGGCGTCCTCAATGTTCCGAACGTCTTCCGTCCCAACCACCACAACTCTTATCATTGCCACTGAGGAACCTCCGATCGATCCGTTTCGTTCCGAGGAAATGATGATCGAGCCGGAAGGACGAGAGCAGGAGGAGGAATACGCGAATGTGTTGAACACGGAGCATCCGGCAAGTGTTTCACCGCTGAACCACAACATCCTTCCAACGGCGGCACCCATACTCAGCAAGATTCGCCGGATTGAGGTTAAAAACGATGGTACCAGCGGACATCTTATACGGAACCCAAATTATGATCGAAGAAGGAAGAGGTGA
- the LOC125763447 gene encoding uncharacterized protein LOC125763447: MNREEAKPKRDREMESLNDGSILPDDKELANRYIEWKNLFDKYNKPNEDEDGMAIDDAIQRYAEADGNDQKYTQLEEALECSTDDDDKACSKSDYAALKNQLTSAVKKRNTEWKNNGMEEIFNSNFSLGVDYVQKWLADHEHGTAKQVTQERETRFTEYNGKSQMDVTHRENISILNDTDRKQLTSEHCSNYEFCDNDQRRVIVHQVEKTTISSFITVDPSQSNGTGGTIPKLPMNSFFGNVFTPFKYPHTVEKRKPLTNGKFSAVKQLHGRTTANNSIFDSGTLISLMENSLKIVPKSCVANDVRKKSQKPYRKRRVHFKQSKTKRQIVSDSSESSDSETSSKADDSEEELQPNISKLPCSMPVRVNSKEQSIRCISLLSESSDNSLCETKVDPPSPPTGTTLRNDSTYTDKGNEKLSKDIRESAPTQTGQKYPMPANYRQMLAVNGRCRYKTDGTIIYRPKPIHAGLPKDAEKIVIQTQDLDLSGIKSNDRRKKFANFSCQAHPNSVLVYYMSDSDDELFDALPVRDSDEDSSEDDDPILSYKPQLCILTFFNDGKQTG, translated from the exons atgAATCGTGAGGAAGCGAAACCGAAGCGAGACCGTGAGATGGAAAGTTTAAA TGATGGAAGCATTTTACCCGACGATAAGGAACTCGCCAATCGTTATATAGAATGGAAAAACTTATTTGAT aaatacaacaaaccaaatgaGGACGAGGATGGTATGGCAATCGATGATGCGATTCAGAGGTATGCAGAAGCGGATGGTAACGACCAAAAATATACGCAGCTAGAGGAAGCATTGGAATGCAGCACGGACGATGACGACAAAGCTTGCAGTAAGAGCGATTATGCTGCGTTGAAGAATCAATTGACTTCTGCtgtgaagaaacgaaacactGAGTGGAAAAACAACGGCATGGAAGAGATCTTCAACAGCAATTTTTCTCTCGGCGTTGATTACGTGCAAAAGTGGTTGGCGGATCATGAGCACGGTACCGCCAAGCAGGTGACACAGGAACGAGAAACACGTTTCACGGAGTACAATGGCAAGTCACAGATGGATGTGACCCATCGGGAGAACATTTCTATACTGAACGACACCGACAGGAAACAGCTAACGTCGGAACATTGTTCCAACTATGAATTTTGCGACAACGATCAAAGAAGAGTAATCGTACATCAGGTAGAAAAGACAACCATTTCTTCGTTCATCACGGTGGATCCATCTCAATCCAATGGAACTGGTGGTACGATCCCAAAGTTGCCTATGAACAGCTTTTTCGGAAACGTTTTCACACCTTTTAAGTACCCCCATACTGTTGAAAAACGTAAACCATTAACAAATGGCAAATTTAGTGCTGTAAAACAGCTCCACGGACGAACTACAGCTAATAACAGTATTTTCGACAGTGGAACGCTGATTAGTTTGATGGAAAACTCGTTGAAAATAGTGCCAAAATCTTGCGTTGCAAATGATGTGCggaaaaaatctcaaaaaccttaccgAAAGCGTCGGGTGCATTTTAAACAGTCTAAAACTAAGCGCCAAATTGTTAGTGATTCATCTGAAAGTTCTGATTCGGAAACATCATCCAAAGCAGACGACTCAGAAGAAGAATTGCAACCAAATATCTCCAAACTACCGTGCAGTATGCCTGTCCGTGTGAACAGTAAGGAACAATCCATTCGTTGCATATCGTTACTGTCCGAATCTAGTGATAATTCACTGTGCGAAACGAAAGTGGACCCTCCATCGCCACCAACAGGCACCACCTTAAGGAATGATTCAACTTATACCGATAAAGGTAACGAGAAACTTTCGAAAGATATTCGCGAATCCGCGCCTACACAAACCGGACAGAAATATCCGATGCCGGCCAACTATCGCCAAATGTTAGCCGTTAATGGGCGCTGTCGGTACAAAACGGACGGCACCATTATTTATCGTCCCAAACCAATACACGCGGGATTGCCAAAGGATGCTGAAAAAATCGTAATCCAAACCCAAGACCTGGATCTTAGTGGTATCAAATCCAACGATCGTCGCAAAAAGTTCGCTAACTTTTCGTGCCAAGCGCATCCAAACTCGGTGCTCGTGTACTACATGAGCGATTCGGACGATGAACTGTTTGATGCGCTACCGGTGCGTGATTCGGACGAGGATTCATCGGAAGACGACGATCCTATACTCTCCTATAAACCGCAGCTGTGCATACTGACCTTTTTCAACGATGGAAAGCAGACGGGCTAA